TCGCTAATTTAGATCAAAGCAAACAGTATTATTTTTACTGCGAAAAAGGCGTGATGAGCCGGTTGCAAGCGGTGGTAATGCAAGATCAAGGCTTTAGTAATGTAGCCGTTTATCGACCATAAGCTTGTTGCAGCTGCAATACCTGTTGTTGTAGCTGCAAATTGCGCGGTGTATCGATAGCTAACTGCTGGCCTTGGCTAACAATAAATCCTGATATAGCGTTAATTTCAGTACGGCGCTGATGGGCAACATCTTGCTGCATTGAACTAAAATTATTCGCGGTTGCCAGCATAACTTGCTGGACGCGTAGCATGGCGTCGTCAACCGACAGCGCATAGCCTGCTGCTTTACTAACGGCACATACCTCAGTCACAATCTGCAAGATATCTGCCGCATATTGCGGTGCTAATAACTGACCATTTTTGCAATGGTAAATTGCCGTTAACGGGTTTATTACCGCATTGATGAGTAATTTTTGCCATAAAAAGGGTTGGATGTCGCTGACAACTTGCACCGGGCCTAACGCTATTGCCATAGCATTACTTATGCTTGTTTTGTTGCCATCTGTTTTGTTAATTAATTCCTGCTGCGCGGCAGAGTTTATAGGCGCTAATACTGACTGGCCTTGGCCGGTATGCTGCAAGGCACTGGCAGACGTTTTAAGCGCCGCATGGGTAGTGGTTAAAAACCATAAACCTTGCGTTGGTAGCAATAGGGGTAAAACTTGCTCAATAATACCCATACCATTATGAGTTATGACTAATTGAGCATGACTGCTAAGCAGCGGTTGTAACTGATGCACCGCGGCAATGACATCATAACTTTTTACCGGTACTAACACATTTTGATAAGATGCAGTGACAGATCTTGCCGCAGAAAAGCAATATTGCTGTTGCTGGCCATTATGAGCGGTAAAGAGTAAATCGACCGGTTTAGCTTGGCGTAAGTGTAGGGCTACTTCCGCTCCCTGTTGCTGTAAATGAGTTGCGGCTAGTAAACCTATTGCGCCTTGGCCAACAATGGTCCAGGTTAAGCCTGACGGCGTGGTCGAATATAATGCCATAGTGCTCTACAGAGATAAAAACTGATTATGCCAACAATGTCGGCCAATAAATCCAGCCAATCACCGTTGCGACGAGTAAAGTAATGCTGGGCCAATTCTATGGCGGCACCATAACTACTTAAGAAAATAACCGCAGGTATCAACTTTAATTTAAAGCCTTTCCATAATAAACCGCTTAGCACCGCAAAAATAATAAAATGGGCGAGTTTATCTAAATGGGCTAGTCCGCCAGCCACTCGATAACCTTGTAGCTCGGCTAAAAAGCTTGCTGTTGCAACAGCAAAACCTAAGATGCAGAGGATGCGATAAAATTGTTGTGGCACAAAGGCTCCTATATAAGCTACCTATTTCAGCTTTCTGGTTCAGAACAAGCTCGGATTGTAGCAGTTTTGTGGTTATAATCGCTAGCAGACAAAAATGCTTAAGTTTAGGAGAGTTAGCATGCCATCATTTGATATTGTTTCTGAAGTCGATCAGCAAGAAGTTTTAAATGCAGTGGAAAACGCCAATCGCGAGTTAGCGACCCGTTTTGATTTCCGTGGCGTAACGGCAGAATTTACCCTCAAAGAAAAGCTGATCACTATGCAGGCAGAAGCTGAGTTTCAGCTACAACAAATGCTCGAAATATTTTTAGCCAAAGCAATTAAGCGCGGCTTAGATGTGCGCTCGTTTAAAGACGAGGATGTGGTGCATTCAGGTAAAACTTATAGTCAAAATTTAACCTTACAGCAGGGTATAGATGCGGCTATGGCAAAAAAGTTAGTCAAACTCATTAAAGATAATAAGTTAAAAGTACAAGCTTCAATTCAAGGTGAACAAGTACGAGTAACCGGTAAAAAGCGCGATGATCTACAAGATGCTATGGCCGTTGTGCGTGGTGCTGAATTAGAACAAGCTTTTCAGTTCAATAACTTCCGTGACTAATAGTTTATACGCTGATTTATTGTTTTTTTACATAAAGACGTCTAGAAGCCTATTGACGCTATAAATTGCTCAGGCTAAACTGCTCGCGGCTTCATCAGGAAGCCGCTTTTTCTGGTGCTGCAGTAAACTGCAGGTAAACGGGAATCTGGTGTGAATCCAGAGCTGCCCCCGCAACGGTAAACTACTGAATACTCTTAACAGCCACTGTCAAATGATGGGAAGGCAAGAGTAGGCGCAAGCAGGTTGTCAGCCCGGAGACCGGCCGAAAAATTCATTATATTGCAAAGGTGCGGTGGGCACACTTTTGGAGTTTTCATGTTTAAACCTGTTTTTGCGACTGCCATAGTTGCGTGTAGTAGCACTTTTATACCTTCTGTTATCGCTACTGAAATAGAACATATAAGTATTTATGCCAATCGAACGGCGACACCACAACAACAACTGTTAGCTAGCGTAACAATATTAGAGCGTGATGATATAGTTGCTCGCCAAGCTGGCGATTTACCTAATTTACTGGCGCAACTTGTTGGTATTAATTTATCGCGTGATGGTGGTCGTGGCCAAAATGCCAGTGTCTACATCCGCGGTGGTAATACCGGCCATAGCTTGGTGTTAATAGATGGGGTGCGTTTAGGGTCGGCTACATTAGGTTATAAAACCCTCTCCATGTTACCGCTTGAGTTAATAGAGCGGATAGAAGTTATCCGTGGCCCAAGAGCGGCTTTTTACGGCGCAGATGCGTTGTCCGGCATTATTGCCATTACCACTAGACGCAGCAACGGCGTTGAAATGAACGCTAATACCGGTAGTTATGGCCAAGTCGGTGCTGATGTTAGCGTTAGTCATGCTGTGGATGATTTAACATTACGCGCGACGGTTGGCCTAAGCAGAGCAGATGGCTTTAATGTCCAGCCAGATTTAGATGCCGATAAAGACGGTTATCAGCAAAAATTTGCTAAATTAGCTGCAGATTATCATACCGATTTTGGCTTGTGGCAGTTACAAGGCGATATTAGCTCTGGGCGTTATCAATTTGATACAGCTTGGAGTGATGAAGATCAGTCTGATACCTTAAATCGTAGTTATCTTCTGGGTTGGCAGCATCAAGTCGGTCAGTGGCAGCATCAATTACAGCTAAGCCGTAGTTTGGATGCTGATACTACTTTTGGTCCAAATTCACGCTCACCATTTATTACCGAGCGCGATGAATTTAACTATCAAGCCTTAACGCCGTTAAGCGACGCTTTCACGGTATTAGCGGGCGTTAACTGGTATCAAGAACAAGTGGGTCAATCTGCCACACCTTATGAGCAAACCAGTCGGATTAATCGGGCGCTTTTTACCGGCATTAATTATCAGCAGCACGGCGTGCAATTAGAGGCTGCTGCTCGGCGCGATGTGTTTGATAAATATGGTGGTGAAAACACTTGGCAACTCGCCGCCGGATACCATTTTACTGAGCAGTGGTTAGTGCGAGCAAGCCGGGCTACTGCATTTAAAATACCGTCATTTAATGCCTTATATTATCCAGGTTTTGCCAATCCAGATTTAAAGCCTGAGCAATCTTTAGCGGATGAATTAGCCGTGCGTTATAACACTGCGCAGTTGCAGTTAGAATTAAACTGGTTTAGCCGCGATATCACTAACCTTATTCAAGGTATCGAACAAGCTGAAAATGTCACACTAGCCAAAATTAGTGGCATAGAATTGAGTATCGCCAAGCAATGGCAGCAGTTTAATAGCGAAATATCTTACGCTTGGTTAGATACTGAAAATAGTACTACAGGTAATAAATTAGAACGTCGGCCAGAAAACACTTTAAATTGGCGCGGGAGTTATATGGCGACAAATTGGTCTGCTTTTGTGACTGCAGATTATCAAAGTTCAACCTATCAAGGCGCTTTTGCATCTGTCGCTAATGTACCCAGTTTTACCGTCTGGGGGCTTGGTGGTAGCTATCAGCTTAATACTAACTTAGTGTTGCGTAGCGCGGTGAATAACCTATTGGATAAGCAATACCAAACCAGTGCCGGTTATGCCACAGCTGGGGTTAATTTTACCCTAAGCCTTAGCTATTCACTTTGAGAGATAATATTAAGTGCTTAGTGTTGAGTGTTTAGTTAATTGAAATAACTGACTAAGGTGAATTATTAAGGTTCGGTTTTACCCTAAACTGACCATTGCAGCCCTGGACGGGCGGAACTGAGCCCCCAGGGATGGGTTTACGGCGTGTTAGTGTGGGTAAACCGAACCGGATCTACACTTAAGTTTTAAATGTTGGCTTTTGAGTGTTTAATGAAAGCTGAAAAGATAAAGCATTGAGGAACGGTTTTACTCTATACTAACCATTGCAGCCCTGGGCGGGCGTAAATGAGCCCCCAGGGATGGGTTTACGGCGTGTTAGTGTGGGTAAACCGTTCCGTATATACACTTAAATTCGGCTTTGAAATAATAGTTAAAAATTTAGCTTTTAAGTAATTCTGAATATTGTTGGCGAAACTTTGCCATTTTAGGCGCAATAATCACTTGGCAATAGCCTTGCTCTGGGTGTTGTTGAAAGTAATTTTGATGCTGTTTCTCAGCAGCGAAAAACTCGCTAGCTGGCGTTAAAGCCGTCACTATTGTTTTATTGAAAACCGCTTGTTCTGTTAAATTTTTAATTAGTTTTTCGGCTAGAGCTAATTGGCTAGGGCAATGATAAAAAATGACTGAGCGGTATTGAGTGCCTATATCATGACCTTGTCGATTGAGCTGGGTTGGATCATGCAAACTAAAAAACACTAGGCATAATTGTTCATAGCTAACAATACTCGGATCAAATACCACTTGCACCACTTCGGCATGACCACTTTGTCCAGAACACACAGCTTGATAATGAGCTAAATTAGCAGGGCCGCCCATATAGCCACTTAAGGCTTGCTTAACGCCATTCAGTTGGTTCATCGCAGCATCTAAACACCAAAAACAACCTGCACCAAAGGTGGCGGTTTGTAATGACATGACTTTCTCCAGAATTTAAACTTTTCAACGGCTATTTTACTATAGCTCATTGCATTGTCGCAGAACTTAACAAAAAGCGCCCTAATATAAATTAGGGCGCTTTTATCATGGAGCTAGTTAGTTAGGAATCGCTACCAAAGAGATTTATTATCTTTCGCTAACGACTTCATCTGCGGCATGTTCATCTTGATGCTGTTGCTCTAACTTTGCTAGCTCTTGCTCTAAGCGCTTAGGTGAGCCTGTATTACGGGCAAATGCCATATAAGTCACCGGTACTACATAGATAGTCATTAAAGTGGCTAACGTTACACCACAGAAAATAACCATACCTATAACCATTCGGCTTTCTGAGCCTGGGCCGCTGGCAACAATAAGCGGAATACTACTCATCGAGGTCGTAAAAGCTGTCATCACTATCGGTCGTAAGCGTTGGCTTGCTGCTTGTTTAATGGCTTGACTAAATTCAACACCAGCATCACGTAGTTGGTTAGCAAACTCAACAATTAAAATACCATTTTTTGCCACTAAACCAATCAGCATCACTAGGCCTATTTGACTGTATATATTCAGTGTCATGCCACTAAAATATAGGCCCGATAAGGCGCCGACTAAGCCCAGTGGTACGGTAATTAAGATCACCAATGGATGGATAAAGCTTTCAAACTGAGCTGCTAATACTAGGTAAGTAATAAGCAATGCCAGAATAAACACCATTAGCGTAGCATCACCACTTTCTTGAAACAGCAATGACTCGCCTTTGTAGTCAATACCTACCGTATCGTGAATTTCTGTTTTAACAACATCTTCAAGATACTCAAGCGCTTCACCTAGACTATAACCGGGGGCTAAACCACCACTTAAAGTAATCGCTCGCATACGGTTATAACGATTTAAGCTGGAAGATGTCGCTTCTTCTTTTAATGTCACTAAGTTGTCTAGCGAGA
The sequence above is drawn from the Rheinheimera salexigens genome and encodes:
- a CDS encoding ketopantoate reductase family protein, producing MALYSTTPSGLTWTIVGQGAIGLLAATHLQQQGAEVALHLRQAKPVDLLFTAHNGQQQQYCFSAARSVTASYQNVLVPVKSYDVIAAVHQLQPLLSSHAQLVITHNGMGIIEQVLPLLLPTQGLWFLTTTHAALKTSASALQHTGQGQSVLAPINSAAQQELINKTDGNKTSISNAMAIALGPVQVVSDIQPFLWQKLLINAVINPLTAIYHCKNGQLLAPQYAADILQIVTEVCAVSKAAGYALSVDDAMLRVQQVMLATANNFSSMQQDVAHQRRTEINAISGFIVSQGQQLAIDTPRNLQLQQQVLQLQQAYGR
- a CDS encoding VanZ family protein, translated to MPQQFYRILCILGFAVATASFLAELQGYRVAGGLAHLDKLAHFIIFAVLSGLLWKGFKLKLIPAVIFLSSYGAAIELAQHYFTRRNGDWLDLLADIVGIISFYLCRALWHYIRPRRQA
- a CDS encoding YajQ family cyclic di-GMP-binding protein, with the protein product MPSFDIVSEVDQQEVLNAVENANRELATRFDFRGVTAEFTLKEKLITMQAEAEFQLQQMLEIFLAKAIKRGLDVRSFKDEDVVHSGKTYSQNLTLQQGIDAAMAKKLVKLIKDNKLKVQASIQGEQVRVTGKKRDDLQDAMAVVRGAELEQAFQFNNFRD
- a CDS encoding TonB-dependent receptor domain-containing protein, translating into MFKPVFATAIVACSSTFIPSVIATEIEHISIYANRTATPQQQLLASVTILERDDIVARQAGDLPNLLAQLVGINLSRDGGRGQNASVYIRGGNTGHSLVLIDGVRLGSATLGYKTLSMLPLELIERIEVIRGPRAAFYGADALSGIIAITTRRSNGVEMNANTGSYGQVGADVSVSHAVDDLTLRATVGLSRADGFNVQPDLDADKDGYQQKFAKLAADYHTDFGLWQLQGDISSGRYQFDTAWSDEDQSDTLNRSYLLGWQHQVGQWQHQLQLSRSLDADTTFGPNSRSPFITERDEFNYQALTPLSDAFTVLAGVNWYQEQVGQSATPYEQTSRINRALFTGINYQQHGVQLEAAARRDVFDKYGGENTWQLAAGYHFTEQWLVRASRATAFKIPSFNALYYPGFANPDLKPEQSLADELAVRYNTAQLQLELNWFSRDITNLIQGIEQAENVTLAKISGIELSIAKQWQQFNSEISYAWLDTENSTTGNKLERRPENTLNWRGSYMATNWSAFVTADYQSSTYQGAFASVANVPSFTVWGLGGSYQLNTNLVLRSAVNNLLDKQYQTSAGYATAGVNFTLSLSYSL
- the msrA gene encoding peptide-methionine (S)-S-oxide reductase MsrA yields the protein MSLQTATFGAGCFWCLDAAMNQLNGVKQALSGYMGGPANLAHYQAVCSGQSGHAEVVQVVFDPSIVSYEQLCLVFFSLHDPTQLNRQGHDIGTQYRSVIFYHCPSQLALAEKLIKNLTEQAVFNKTIVTALTPASEFFAAEKQHQNYFQQHPEQGYCQVIIAPKMAKFRQQYSELLKS